The following coding sequences lie in one Apium graveolens cultivar Ventura chromosome 1, ASM990537v1, whole genome shotgun sequence genomic window:
- the LOC141718801 gene encoding protein indeterminate-domain 13-like, with amino-acid sequence MTPPSWMSIMDDTTVSGNEDGDEEDAELCEDEESGAKRNSGHDAEFVALSPHSLMATNRFWCEVCNRGFQREQNLQFHRRGHNWPGKLKQKTNDEFKKRVYIFPEVGCVHHDPSRALGDLTTIKKHFSGKHSGKKKFGCDKCKKKFAVLGD; translated from the exons ATGACACCACCATCATGGATGTCGATTATGGATGACACCACCGTCAGCGGCAATGAGGACGGAGATGAAGAGGATGCCGAGCTTTGCGAAGACGAGGAGAGTGGCGCAAAAAGAAACAGTG GTCATGATGCAGAGTTTGTAGCACTTTCCCCGCATAGTCTAATGGCAACAAATCGATTTTGGTGTGAGGTGTGCAATAGAGGTTTTCAAAGGGAGCAGAACTTGCAGTTCCACAGAAGAGGACATAATTGGCCTGGGAAGCTGAAGCAAAAGACAAACGATGAATTCAAGAAAAGGGTTTACATTTTCCCTGAAGTTGGTTGTGTTCATCATGATCCCTCAAGAGCACTTGGAGATCTGACTACTATCAAGAAGCATTTCTCCGGAAAACATAGTGGCAAAAAAAAATTCGGCTGTGATAAATGTAAGAAGAAGTTTGCGGTGCTCGGTGACTAG